One window from the genome of Musa acuminata AAA Group cultivar baxijiao chromosome BXJ1-4, Cavendish_Baxijiao_AAA, whole genome shotgun sequence encodes:
- the LOC135645557 gene encoding uncharacterized protein LOC135645557 isoform X2: protein MATTFDRWEKDPFFAAAEEVQDSADRLESVYRQWTYKRESVSKSAGRDEPVSGELKRELHTALGTAKWQLEEFEKAVRSNDEALSVGEDTRARHSEFMLAIGSRISALENSLRETNFKAGEGSLTWVRLDEGENDELAQFLSYTSLEDRKEIPIASAIDVKVGNDLIRTNGEALIDCSKDSRHSKQLSSLHREDQKAHNIHRSASCAGDIGACAITIPSEGEDTSERSSDDRSNLPPPRVLSLSGLSSALDSTSRMRWYKNGFKKWSAQDRHDVMESIPLRNHEPSQGINGCYERSKSCLSSRGQDVYNKHLYGYLGAFQRLLRRSQYQIQYGHHIKTILWATLVVLLIVIFVLHLNK from the exons ATGGCGACGACTTTCGATCGGTGGGAGAAGGATCCTTTCTTCGCCGCCGCGGAGGAAGTCCAGGATTCCGCTGACCG GCTGGAATCCGTTTACAGGCAATGGACCTATAAGCGAGAGAGCGTGTCGAAATCCGCTGGCAGAGACGAACCCGTCTCCGGCGAGCTGAAAAGGGAACTTCACACAGCTCTTGGCACCGCAAAATGGCAG CTTGAAGAGTTTGAAAAGGCTGTGAGATCAAATGATGAGGCATTGTCGGTTGGGGAAGATACGAGAGCTCGACATAGCGAATTTATGTTGGCAATTGGAAGTAGGATCTCGGCGCTGGAGAATTCTTTGAGGGAAACGAACTTCAAGGCAGGGGAGGGCTCCCTGACATGGGTTCGATTGGACGAAGGGGAAAATGATGAACTTGCACAATTCTTGTCCTATACATCGTTGGAGGATAGGAAGGAGATTCCAATTGCATCGGCCATCGATGTGAAAGTTGGGAATGATTTAATCAGGACTAACGGAGAGGCTTTGATCGACTGTTCAAAGGATTCTCGTCACTCAAAGCAGTTGAGTTCCTTGCATAGAGAGGATCAGAAAGCTCATAATATCCATAGATCAGCTAGCTGTGCTGGTGATATTGGGGCTTGCGCCATCACAATTCCTAGTGAAGGTGAAGATACTTCTGAAAGATCATCAGATGATCGGTCTAATCTCCCTCCCCCGCGGGTACTCAGTTTATCTGGCCTCTCCAGTGCATTAGATTCAACATCAAGGATGAGATGGTACAAGAATGGATTTAAGAAGTGGTCTGCTCAGGATCGACATGATGTGATGGAATCCATTCCCTTGAGAAATCATGAACCAAGTCAG GGAATCAATGGATGCTATGAAAGAAGTAAGAGCTGCTTAAGTAGTCGTGGACAGGATGTATATAATAAGCATCTTTATGGGTATCTTGGAGCTTTCCAGAGGCTACTTCGAAGGTCTCAGTATCAGATCCAATATGGTCACCATATCAAAACAATTCTTTGGGCTACTCTTGTTGTTTTGTTGATT
- the LOC135645557 gene encoding uncharacterized protein LOC135645557 isoform X1, giving the protein MATTFDRWEKDPFFAAAEEVQDSADRLESVYRQWTYKRESVSKSAGRDEPVSGELKRELHTALGTAKWQLEEFEKAVRSNDEALSVGEDTRARHSEFMLAIGSRISALENSLRETNFKAGEGSLTWVRLDEGENDELAQFLSYTSLEDRKEIPIASAIDVKVGNDLIRTNGEALIDCSKDSRHSKQLSSLHREDQKAHNIHRSASCAGDIGACAITIPSEGEDTSERSSDDRSNLPPPRVLSLSGLSSALDSTSRMRWYKNGFKKWSAQDRHDVMESIPLRNHEPSQGINGCYERSKSCLSSRGQDVYNKHLYGYLGAFQRLLRRSQYQIQYGHHIKTILWATLVVLLIERADCCSQIF; this is encoded by the exons ATGGCGACGACTTTCGATCGGTGGGAGAAGGATCCTTTCTTCGCCGCCGCGGAGGAAGTCCAGGATTCCGCTGACCG GCTGGAATCCGTTTACAGGCAATGGACCTATAAGCGAGAGAGCGTGTCGAAATCCGCTGGCAGAGACGAACCCGTCTCCGGCGAGCTGAAAAGGGAACTTCACACAGCTCTTGGCACCGCAAAATGGCAG CTTGAAGAGTTTGAAAAGGCTGTGAGATCAAATGATGAGGCATTGTCGGTTGGGGAAGATACGAGAGCTCGACATAGCGAATTTATGTTGGCAATTGGAAGTAGGATCTCGGCGCTGGAGAATTCTTTGAGGGAAACGAACTTCAAGGCAGGGGAGGGCTCCCTGACATGGGTTCGATTGGACGAAGGGGAAAATGATGAACTTGCACAATTCTTGTCCTATACATCGTTGGAGGATAGGAAGGAGATTCCAATTGCATCGGCCATCGATGTGAAAGTTGGGAATGATTTAATCAGGACTAACGGAGAGGCTTTGATCGACTGTTCAAAGGATTCTCGTCACTCAAAGCAGTTGAGTTCCTTGCATAGAGAGGATCAGAAAGCTCATAATATCCATAGATCAGCTAGCTGTGCTGGTGATATTGGGGCTTGCGCCATCACAATTCCTAGTGAAGGTGAAGATACTTCTGAAAGATCATCAGATGATCGGTCTAATCTCCCTCCCCCGCGGGTACTCAGTTTATCTGGCCTCTCCAGTGCATTAGATTCAACATCAAGGATGAGATGGTACAAGAATGGATTTAAGAAGTGGTCTGCTCAGGATCGACATGATGTGATGGAATCCATTCCCTTGAGAAATCATGAACCAAGTCAG GGAATCAATGGATGCTATGAAAGAAGTAAGAGCTGCTTAAGTAGTCGTGGACAGGATGTATATAATAAGCATCTTTATGGGTATCTTGGAGCTTTCCAGAGGCTACTTCGAAGGTCTCAGTATCAGATCCAATATGGTCACCATATCAAAACAATTCTTTGGGCTACTCTTGTTGTTTTGTTGATT